The genome window CGGGATGGTTATGGGAGTGTTTGTATTTGGTATTATTATGTTGTTTGTAGGACACCATATATCTCAATATGTACATCAGAAAATAGAAAATAAATTACAGTAGAAGTTCCTTTATTTTATATAATTATTCAAGCTCTTTGTTTATCAAAGGGCTTTTTTATTGAGGTGGGATATTTTATAAAAATCTGATTATTAGTATGTATTAACTTATTTTGGGTAGTGTAACAATGTAGTATGATGTATTAATTATACCAAGACTTCTTAACTAAACAACAACTTAACTTACCATAAAATGATAAAGCAAATCACATTAACGATCACTATAGTATTCACTTTTTCGTTTGTAGCCAATGCCCAATATTATTACTTCCCATTGGATATATTATTTCATAGGGGAGATGATACGAAAAGCAAAGTAGACATTCAATTGGGTGATCCATTATTAACACATTCAACCCAGGCCAACAAAACAAAAGACGAGAAGAATATTGAATATAATGATGCACATGTGGCATCAGCATCTACAAAAGGTAGATCGACGACATTACTTAGTTTCTTCCAATTATTTACGACCTCTGATAAAACAAGAGATAGAAAGAAGAAACAAACAACATCTATTATTGATTGATGAGCGGATAATTTAACTATCAAATTAGGCTGAACATGTGTTGTTCAGCCTTTTTTTATTTATGGTCTTTTGATACCTAATTTTTTCATTCGAGCTTCTAAAGTTGTTCTGTTAATATCTAGAATTTTTGCTGCCCCACGATCTCCACTTATTCTCCAGTTGGTCATTTTTAAGATCTTTAAAACATGTTGCTTTTCATTTTCAGCAAGAGTTAGAATGTCATTTTTCTTGTCTTCAGTAGTAGAGCCCTTTAAACCATTAACTTCTAGCTTGGAGTTATTGGAAATAATTACAGCTCTTTCAATGACATTTTGAAGTTCACGTACATTACCAGGCCAATGATAATTTTTTAATTTATTCATGGCTCCTACAGTAATTGAGCGAATCTTCTTACTGAATTGGTTATTATATTTTTCCAGAAAATGTTGAGCTAATAAGGGCACATCTTCTAATCTTTCTTTAAGTGCAGGAACATGAATAGGAAAAACATTTACTCGATAAAATAAATCTTCTCTAAACTTTTTCTCCTTTACGGCTTTCTCTAGATTAACGTTAGTTGCTGCAATAATTCTAACATCCACTTTTACAGTATCTGTTCCTCCAATTCTTTCAATCTCACCCTCTTGCAGTACTCTTAATAATTTAACCTGAAGGTCAAGAGAAATTTCTCCAAATTCATCTAAGAACAAAGTACCACCATCAGCCATCTCAAAACGGCCAATTTTTTTTGCGATGGCTCCTGTAAAAGCACCTTTTTCATGTCCAAAAAGTTCACTTTCAATCAAGTTGGCAGGGAGTGCGGTACAGTTAACTTTTATAAGTGGTTTATCCTTTCTATTACTATGATTATGGATAGCCCTAGCAATTAATTCTTTACCAGTACCAGATTCTCCTAATATTAGCACTGTTGCATCTGTATTAGCTACCTGCTCAATTTTTGTGAAAACACTGTCTTTAAATACTTTACTAGTACTAATAAGCTCCTCGAATTTATTATTAAGCTCTATTTCTTTTTGAAGGAATTGATTCTCTTCTTCAAGGTTATCTTTTAGTTCTTTGACTTCCTTTAATGCTTTCGTTAATTCAAGATTTGTTTTCTTCAGTGCTTTCTCCGTTTCTCTTCTGTGTGAGATATCTTTGAAAGTAACTACAGCACCAATCAATTCATTGTTGTTATTAAATAATGGTGTACTTACATATTCGACAGGAAATGATGTGCCGTCTTTTCGCCAAAATACTTCATCATCACTATGGTGTACTTTACCATCTTTAAAGGAGGCATAAATATTACAATCATGTTTATGATAATGAGACCCATCAGGTTTTGTATGGTGGATTAATTCATGTTGAGAAACATCTAACATTTCCTCCAAAGAATATCCAACAAGCTTTACTGCCGCTTCATTTGCAAATGTAGTTCTGCCCATCGTATCGAGCCCATAAATTCCTTCTCCTGCTGATTGAAGTATAGATTCATGGTGTCTTTGTAAGTCGTGAAGTTGTTTTAGCAGTGCTTTTTTCTCTTCATTGGTAGAAACATGGTCTTTGTTACTTGTACTATCTCCAGTATTGATTTCACCAATTACTTGTAGAGCTTCTTTAAGCTGTTCTCGTAATTGTACAATCTCTGTTATATCATGGCATTTGGTAAAGCAAATGATTCCAGTATCTATGGCAACACTGGTAAAACTCATTTCCACATCTAAATATTGATCATTTTTATCAATGATTGTAGTTTCATGGCGTGTCGTCTTATTCTGTTTTAATTCTTTCCATATTTTTTTCCACTCTCTTTTCGATAGATTTTCATCTATATCTAGAATAGAAACTTTTCCGAGGTCATTGTCACAGTAACCACATTTTTCTAAGAAAGAATCATTACACTTATCTATGTGTCCATCTTCTGTCACCCAAAAAATTAGATCAGAAGTAGAGTTTAATGCAATCTCTGACCATTTTTCATCCCAAACCATCTTTTGAAGAAATTATGAAAGCCTTATTGAATAGTAAATAAATGTAAAGATATGGATAACTTTTATAATTACTCTAAAATTTTGCCAATATAATGGCATTTTCATTAAATATTGTCGCCTTTTTTCTTTTGTAAAACAAGTATTATGTGCGTAAATTATTGATATTAAGTCAATTACGTTTAAATGGTATGCCTGTTGTATTTAGATGTTTGAACGATAGGTATTCTAGTTCGCTTATATGAAGTTCTATCGTGTTATCATCTGCACTTATTCGGCTCATTATTTCAATTTTAAATACTCTCTCAAATGAAAAAAGTAAAACTTATAGAAGTTTCAAAACTATCAGAAAAAAAGCCTGAAGCTTTCCAAGTAAATGGTTTAGATCTTGTTGTCGTAAAGTATGATGACAATATTTCAGTATTGTATGGAAGGTGTTTACATAGAGGGGCTTTAATGGCTGACGGTTCCATTGATGGTCATAACCTTATTTGTGGTCTTCATGGCTGGGATTACAGGTATGATACTGGTGTAAGTGAATACAATAATGCTGAAGCACTTCATAAGTTTACTGAAATTATTGAAGATGGTTTCTTGTATGTTGATGAAAATGAGATCAATGCATATTTGGTAACAAATCCTCAACCTTTTAATAGGGAAGAGTATCTAGGACAATATGCTGATACAAATCCTGAAGATACAGAACCATATACCAATTATATTAAACAATTAGCAAAGTATGGTTTAAAGAAAACGGGCAAGCATGGTCCCTCATCTTCAATGGGAGTGGATCGGAATACCCTACCAAAATGGGAGCAAATACAGTTTCTTCCTGCACAATTATCAAAACGCCCATTATTAGATGAGGAAGAAGTAACAACGCAAACAATTATTGGTAAAAAAGCAAAGAAACCTCTTGTTCTTGATATCCCCCTCTTTGTTTCTGATATGAGTTTTGGAGCACTTTCAAAAGAATCGAAGATAGCAATGGCTATGGGAGCAGAAAAAGTAGGTACAGGTATATGTAGTGGCGAGGGTGGAATGTTACCTGAGGAACAGAAAGAAAATTCAAAATATTTTTATGAGTTGGCTTCAGGAAAATTTGGTTTCTCTTGGGGTAAAGTTTTAAAAGCACAAGCCTTTCATTTTAAGGCAGGTCAAGGGGCAAAGACTGGAACAGGTGGTCACTTGCCTGGATCAAAAGTGACGGAAGAAATTGCAAAAGTAAGAGGGTTAGAAAAAGGTCAGTCTGCTATTTCTCCATCTACCTTTACAGACCTTAAGACTGTTGACGATTATAGAAGTTTTGCCGAAGAAGTAAGAGAAAGAACTGGTGGAATACCTATTGGTTTTAAAATGGCTGCATCAAGAATTGAAGAGGATATAGATTTTGCCCTTGCTGTTGGGGTCGATTATATCATCCTTGATGGAAGAGGAGGGGGAACTGGTGCTGCTCCAAATATTTTAAAAGATAATATAAATGTACCTACCATTCCGGCATTAGCAAGAGCGCGTAGACATTTAGATCAGGTAGGAGCAAAGGATGTGACTTTAATTATCACAGGAGGGTTAAGAGTAGCAGATGATTTTGTAAAAGCAATGATGTTAGGAGCAGATGCTATTGCAGTAGCCAATTCCGCAATGCAAGCAATTGGTTGTCTTGGAATGAGAGCTTGCTCAACAAATAATTGCTCCGTAGGTATAGCGACACAAAAAGATCACTTAAGAAAGCGATTAAGTATTGCCAAATCTGCAAAACAACTTTCTAATTTCTTTGAAGCAACTACAGATCTCATGAAGGTTGTAGCTAGAGCATGTGGACACCATGACTTTCAAGAGTTTAATTTCTCAGATTTATCAACTCTCGATTATAAAATACATCAGTTAACTCAAATACGATTTGCCGGGTATTAGTACTAATTAAAAAATCTATTTTAATCTATCTATCAATAAATTATAACTCATCATTCAATCAAAATGAACATTCAATTAAAAGATGCCTTTGTCCGTCAATTACCTGCGGACCCTAACACTGAAAATACCATTAGGCAAGTTTACGAATCATGTTTTTCTTATGTCACCCCCAATAATGAAATAAAACCCACTTTAATTCATGGTTCAAAAGAAGTGGGAAGTTTATTAGGAATAAATAATGAGGATTTTGATACGAAAGATTTTCTTAATTATTTCTCAGGAAAAAAAGTAATAGAAGGTTCTACTCCTTATGCAATGTGTTATGGGGGGCATCAATTTGGTCATTGGTCTGGACAACTAGGTGATGGTCGAGCAATAAATATTGGTGAGGTAGAATATGACCATAAAAAATGGGCTGTCCAATTAAAAGGAGCAGGGAAGACTCCTTATTCAAGACAAGGGGACGGTCTAGCAGTAATGAGGTCTTCTATACGAGAACATTTATGTAGTGAAGCTATGTATCATTTAGGGGTACCTTCAACTCGTTCTTTATCACTAATGAAATCGGGTAATGAAGTACTCAGAGATATGTTTTATGATGGCAATGCCGCCTATGAAAAAGGAGCTATTGTGTGTCGTATTGCTGAAAGCTTTGTTCGCTTTGGGAATATTGAAATTTTTGCAAGACGAGGAGATAAGAAGAACTTGAAGCGTCTAGTTGATTATATCATTGATGAGTTCTACCCTGAGGTGAAAATGGATGTCAATCCTTATATTTCATTCTTTAAAAAAGTGATGGACCACACTCTAGAGATGGTTATTCATTGGCAAAGAATAGGCTTTGTACATGGTGTGATGAATACAGATAATATGTCTGTTTTAGGACTTACTATGGACTACGGTCCTTATGGTTGGATGGAAAGTTATACTCCAGACTGGACTCCTAATACATCAGATGTAAATCATCGTTATTCATTTCAAAATCAACCAGCAATTGCTCAATGGAACTTATATCAACTTGCAAATGCTTTATTTGTTTTAGTCGGGGAAGGTAAACCTCTGGAAGATATTATCTCTCAATATCATGCTGATTATCAAGTGAAATATTTGGAAATGATGAAGACTAAATTAGGATTGGAGAAGTATTCCGAAAAGGATGAAAAACTAATATCAGATCTACTTGAGGTGATGGAGTTAACCAATACAGATATGACCATATTTTTTAGAAACTTATCTAAAGTATCTAAAAAGAGTCTGATCCATAATATATATTCTGAAATAGAGCTGATTAAAAGTGCTTTTTATGAGCTTCATAAAGTAGATAAGCAAGCATTAAATCAATGGTACGATTGGTTATCTGAATATTTAAAACGTTTAGAAATTGAAGACCTCACTGATGATGAACGTAAAATGAAAATGAATGCCGTCAATCCCAAGTATATACTAAGGAATTATATTTCTCAGATGATTATTGATAAGGCCGAAATAGAAGACTATTCATTATTAGAAGAGATTTATACGCTTCTTCAAAATCCATATGATGAGCAAGAAGAGCATGAGAAATGGTTTGCCAAAAGACCTGATTGGGCTGAAAATAAAGCAGGGTGTTCAAGGTTATCCTGTAGCTCGTAAATAATTAATTTGTACTAGGTATAAGAGGTTGAGAAGTTCTAATCTTGACCTCTTTATCACTTATGATTGTTAAATAAAAATAAAATGTACTACGTAAAATATAAAGATCAAATTATAGCACAAGAGGAAGATGTAATTGAAGATTGTGGTACTAAATACTTTCCTTTACAAGCTGTAGATCAAACTTTCTTAGTTGAGTCTAATTTTAGAAGTTCTTGCTTATTTAAAAATACTGCGACTTATTATCATGTTAAGGTAGGGAATGACCTTTTTGAAAATGCAGCATGGACGTATCTGGACCCTGATCCTGAGAAAAAGGAAATAAAAGGAAGAATCGCTTTCGCTGAAGAGTTACTTGATAAGCAGTAACAAATGAAACTATCTACTGTTGTTTTATCTAATTTAGTAATTAGGTGATCATGGGTAAAAATAAGGATACAACTATGTAAGAAATAGCCTAATTCCTTGTAATAGAAAGTAAAGTATAAGTGCTCCATATAAATAGTAATGGAGATTTCTTTTGGTTCTTTTACACAGTGATTTCACTCCTTAAAATATTTAGTTATAGTGTTTTAAATATACCTTTAAAATAACTCGTAATAAGTTATTAACCAAGTGTTTATTGTAGGGTTTTCAAAATATATGTCAAAGAAAAGATATGAAAAAAGGTTTACCAAATAGGAGTGCTGATTATTCAGCCTGGTATAATGAATTAGTAAAAAAAACAGATCTAGC of Flammeovirga agarivorans contains these proteins:
- a CDS encoding sigma 54-interacting transcriptional regulator; this encodes MVWDEKWSEIALNSTSDLIFWVTEDGHIDKCNDSFLEKCGYCDNDLGKVSILDIDENLSKREWKKIWKELKQNKTTRHETTIIDKNDQYLDVEMSFTSVAIDTGIICFTKCHDITEIVQLREQLKEALQVIGEINTGDSTSNKDHVSTNEEKKALLKQLHDLQRHHESILQSAGEGIYGLDTMGRTTFANEAAVKLVGYSLEEMLDVSQHELIHHTKPDGSHYHKHDCNIYASFKDGKVHHSDDEVFWRKDGTSFPVEYVSTPLFNNNNELIGAVVTFKDISHRRETEKALKKTNLELTKALKEVKELKDNLEEENQFLQKEIELNNKFEELISTSKVFKDSVFTKIEQVANTDATVLILGESGTGKELIARAIHNHSNRKDKPLIKVNCTALPANLIESELFGHEKGAFTGAIAKKIGRFEMADGGTLFLDEFGEISLDLQVKLLRVLQEGEIERIGGTDTVKVDVRIIAATNVNLEKAVKEKKFREDLFYRVNVFPIHVPALKERLEDVPLLAQHFLEKYNNQFSKKIRSITVGAMNKLKNYHWPGNVRELQNVIERAVIISNNSKLEVNGLKGSTTEDKKNDILTLAENEKQHVLKILKMTNWRISGDRGAAKILDINRTTLEARMKKLGIKRP
- a CDS encoding glutamate synthase-related protein → MKKVKLIEVSKLSEKKPEAFQVNGLDLVVVKYDDNISVLYGRCLHRGALMADGSIDGHNLICGLHGWDYRYDTGVSEYNNAEALHKFTEIIEDGFLYVDENEINAYLVTNPQPFNREEYLGQYADTNPEDTEPYTNYIKQLAKYGLKKTGKHGPSSSMGVDRNTLPKWEQIQFLPAQLSKRPLLDEEEVTTQTIIGKKAKKPLVLDIPLFVSDMSFGALSKESKIAMAMGAEKVGTGICSGEGGMLPEEQKENSKYFYELASGKFGFSWGKVLKAQAFHFKAGQGAKTGTGGHLPGSKVTEEIAKVRGLEKGQSAISPSTFTDLKTVDDYRSFAEEVRERTGGIPIGFKMAASRIEEDIDFALAVGVDYIILDGRGGGTGAAPNILKDNINVPTIPALARARRHLDQVGAKDVTLIITGGLRVADDFVKAMMLGADAIAVANSAMQAIGCLGMRACSTNNCSVGIATQKDHLRKRLSIAKSAKQLSNFFEATTDLMKVVARACGHHDFQEFNFSDLSTLDYKIHQLTQIRFAGY
- a CDS encoding protein adenylyltransferase SelO, with product MNIQLKDAFVRQLPADPNTENTIRQVYESCFSYVTPNNEIKPTLIHGSKEVGSLLGINNEDFDTKDFLNYFSGKKVIEGSTPYAMCYGGHQFGHWSGQLGDGRAINIGEVEYDHKKWAVQLKGAGKTPYSRQGDGLAVMRSSIREHLCSEAMYHLGVPSTRSLSLMKSGNEVLRDMFYDGNAAYEKGAIVCRIAESFVRFGNIEIFARRGDKKNLKRLVDYIIDEFYPEVKMDVNPYISFFKKVMDHTLEMVIHWQRIGFVHGVMNTDNMSVLGLTMDYGPYGWMESYTPDWTPNTSDVNHRYSFQNQPAIAQWNLYQLANALFVLVGEGKPLEDIISQYHADYQVKYLEMMKTKLGLEKYSEKDEKLISDLLEVMELTNTDMTIFFRNLSKVSKKSLIHNIYSEIELIKSAFYELHKVDKQALNQWYDWLSEYLKRLEIEDLTDDERKMKMNAVNPKYILRNYISQMIIDKAEIEDYSLLEEIYTLLQNPYDEQEEHEKWFAKRPDWAENKAGCSRLSCSS
- a CDS encoding DUF427 domain-containing protein — its product is MYYVKYKDQIIAQEEDVIEDCGTKYFPLQAVDQTFLVESNFRSSCLFKNTATYYHVKVGNDLFENAAWTYLDPDPEKKEIKGRIAFAEELLDKQ